The Pectinophora gossypiella chromosome 15, ilPecGoss1.1, whole genome shotgun sequence genome has a window encoding:
- the LOC126373195 gene encoding uncharacterized oxidoreductase TM_0325-like, translating to MDFSNKVVVITGASSGIGATAAVMFAKQSAKLVLVGRNEANLNKVATQCEAEKKIKPLIVKAELNNDQDVKKIVTETIKVFGKIDVLVNNAAVGVRGSIKDGIEPYDQVMANNMRSVYLLTSLATPHLIKARGNIVNVSSVAAFKPIKDADYLPYCISKAALDQFTKCVALDLGPDGVRVNSVNPGGTKTPFAENAGFSKEQVNELYEGRNKNYPLRKMAESEDVADLILYLASDRARSITGSIYVIDNGETLM from the coding sequence ATGGACTTCAGTAACAAAGTTGTTGTGATCACCGGCGCCAGTTCCGGTATAGGAGCTACTGCAGCTGTGATGTTCGCCAAACAATCCGCCAAGCTTGTCCTTGTAGGAAGAAATGAAGCGAATCTAAACAAAGTCGCCACACAATGTGAAGCCGAGAAGAAAATCAAGCCCCTGATCGTCAAAGCCGAACTAAACAACGATCAAGACGTCAAGAAAATTGTGACTGAAACTATTAAAGTGTTCGGAAAGATTGACGTTTTAGTGAATAACGCAGCTGTTGGTGTTAGAGGAAGCATAAAAGACGGCATTGAACCGTACGACCAGGTCATGGCCAACAATATGAGATCGGTTTACCTCCTCACAAGTCTCGCGACACCGCACCTTATCAAAGCTAGAGGAAACATCGTCAACGTATCCAGTGTAGCAGCATTTAAGCCCATTAAAGACGCGGATTATCTTCCCTATTGCATTTCCAAAGCGGCTTTGGACCAATTCACTAAATGTGTTGCGTTAGATTTAGGACCGGATGGCGTAAGGGTCAATTCCGTTAATCCTGGAGGTACAAAGACACCGTTTGCTGAGAACGCTGGCTTTAGTAAGGAACAAGTGAATGAACTGTATGAGGGTCGTAATAAAAACTATCCTCTAAGAAAGATGGCGGAGAGTGAAGATGTGGCCGACCTGATTCTTTATCTCGCAAGTGATCGCGCTCGTAGTATCACCGGATCTATTTACGTTATCGACAACGGAGAAACGTTGATGTGA